Proteins from a genomic interval of Spea bombifrons isolate aSpeBom1 chromosome 4, aSpeBom1.2.pri, whole genome shotgun sequence:
- the KDM5A gene encoding lysine-specific demethylase 5A isoform X3, with amino-acid sequence MAAYSEFVPPPECPVFEPTWEEFSDPLGFIGRIRPIAERSGICKIRPPKDWQPPFACDVKNFTFTPRVQRLNELEAMTRVKLDFLDQLAKFWELQGSTLRIPVVDRKLLDVYALSKVVSSEGGFEVVSKEKKWSRVATRMGYMPGKGTGSLLKTHYDRILYPYELFQSGVSLMTEPLEIGKPPEAKKMRVFGSAPRVIGVENNVKDKGDEVYKKRKNSKLEAFGMQMRQRKGALSVNFVDLYICLFCGRGDSEDKLLLCDGCDDSYHTFCLIPPLPEVPKGDWRCPKCVAEECRKPREAFGFEQAVREYTLQGFGEMADHFKSDYFNMPVHMVPTELVEKEFWRLVSTIEEDVIVEYGADISSRDFGSGFPVLDGRRKLITDEEEYAQCGWNLNNMPVLEQSVLAHINVDISGMKVPWLYVGMCFSSFCWHIEDHWSYSINYLHWGEPKTWYGVPSFAAEHLEDVMRKLAPELFENQPDLLHQLVTIMNPNILMDHGVPVYRTNQCAGEFVVTFPRAYHSGFNQGYNFAEAVNFCTADWLPLGRQCVSHYRRLKRHCVFSHEELIFKMATDPECLDVGLADAVCKEMTIMIEEEAQMREAVKQLGVHQSEEEAFELVPDDERQCSSCRTTCFLSALTCSCSADRLVCLYHPEDLCSCPMQNKCLRYRYSLEDLPALLHGVKLRAQSYDIWVSRVTEALTASLNHKKDIIELKVMLEDAEDRKFPENELYRRLRDAVKEADTCASVAQLLLNKKQKHNKLSQECGKTRTKLTMEELKAFVHQLFSLPCIVTQARQVKNLLDDVEEFHERAQEAMSDEIPDSTKLQALIDLGSGLYVELPELPRLKQELQQARWLDEVRQTLAEPHKVTLEVMKKLIDSGVGLAPHHAVEKAMAELQELLTVSERWEEKAKICLQARPQHSMSSLESILMEAKNIQAYLPNVFALKEALQKAKDWTFKVETIQSGNQYAYLEQLESLLGKGRPIPVRLDALPQLESQVAAARAWRERTARTFLKKNSSYTLLQVLSPRTDIGVYGSSRNKKRKAKELMEERDLDLDSMSEFEESMEEPRDTASVVALFKDLEHKEVDSMRSLRAANLAKMTMVERIEEVRFCVCRKAASGFMLQCELCKDWFHSTCVPLPKTSTQKKGSSWQSKDVKFLCTQCMRSRRPRLETILSLLVSLQKLPVRLPEGEALQCLTERAMSWQDRARQALATNELSCALAKLSVLSQRMVEQAAREKTEKIINAELQKAAANPDLQGHLPIFQQSSFSRGMSSLAPSPQMPLDYDDEETDSDEDIRETYGYDIKDSGSVKSSSSLEPNLFCDEEIPIKSEEVVSHMWTTSAFCAEHAYSSASKSCVQASGTPRKQPRKTPLVPRSLEPPVLELSTAAKCQLEELMMLGDLLEVSLDETQHIWRILQATHLPSEERFLHVMEDDSLDEKPPKLKSRDSSEKKRKRKLERAEHMLGEGKQRSKEMKKMDKTKKKKLKLGHEKAKELSKLAKRLAKEEERKRKKEKAAAAKIEMSKEITEKREKKILDIPSKYDWSGAEDSDDENAVCAAQNCQRPCKDKVDWVQCDGGCDEWFHQVCVGVSSEMAENEDYICTNCSRKRVQGPCSPCPPCPSTLTFSPVFPLPPIEVKQEIS; translated from the exons ATGGCCGCCTACAGTGAATTCGTGCCCCCTCCCGAGTGCCCGGTGTTCGAACCCACCTGGGAGGAATTCTCTGACCCCTTGGGCTTTATCGGACGCATCCGCCCCATCGCCGAAAGATCGGGGATATGCAAAATCCGCCCTCCAAAG GATTGGCAGCCGCCGTTCGCCTGCGATGTGAAAAACTTCACTTTCACCCCTAGGGTCCAGCGTCTCAACGAACTGGAG GCGATGACCAGGGTGAAGCTGGACTTCTTGGACCAGCTGGCAAAGTTTTGGGAGCTGCAGGGTTCCACGCTCAGGATCCCGGTGGTGGATCGCAAGCTCCTCGACGTGTACGCCCTGAGTAAG GTGGTTTCCAGCGAAGGAGGATTTGAAGTTGTGAGCAAAGAGAAGAAGTGGTCCAGGGTGGCCACACGGATGGGGTACATGCCAGGGAAAGGCACAGGTTCCTTGCTGAAGACGCACTACGATCGCATTCTCTACCCCTATGAGCTCTTCCAGTCCGGCGTTAGCCTCATG ACGGAACCCCTCGAGATCGGCAAACCGCCGGAGGCCAAGAAAATGCGCGTTTTTGGATCGGCGCCGAGGGTGATTGGAGtagaaaacaatgttaaagaCAAAGGAG ATGAAGTCTACAAAAAGCGGAAAAATTCTAAATTGGAAGCTTTCGGGATGCAAATGCGACAGCGAAAAGGAGCCCTATCCGTCAACTTT GTTGACCTATACATCTGTCTGTTCTGCGGCCGCGGGGACAGCGAAGACAAGCTGCTGCTTTGTGACGGTTGCGACGACAGCTACCACACGTTCTGCCTAATACCACCTCTGCCCGAGGTGCCCAAGGGAGACTGGAGATGCCCCAAATGTGTGGCAGAG GAATGCCGGAAGCCCCGGGAAGCTTTCGGATTTGAGCAGGCGGTGAGGGAATATACTCTGCAGGGCTTTGGAGAGATGGCCGACCACTTTAAGTCTGACTACTTCAATATGCCTGTACAC ATGGTACCCACTGAGCTGGTGGAGAAGGAATTCTGGCGTTTGGTGAGCACGATAGAGGAAGACGTGATCGTGGAGTACGGCGCGGACATCTCTTCCCGGGACTTTGGCAGCGGGTTTCCGGTGCTCGATGGCCGGAGAAAGCTGATAACGGATGAAGAG GAATACGCTCAGTGTGGCTGGAACCTCAATAACATGCCAGTGCTAGAGCAATCTGTACTCGCTCACATCAACGTGGACATCTCTGGTATGAAGGTCCCCTGGCTGTACGTGGGCATGTGCTTCTCCTCCTTCTGCTGGCACATTGAAGACCACTGGAGCTACTCCATCAACTACCTGCACTG GGGAGAGCCTAAGACGTGGTATGGTGTCCCGTCCTTTGCTGCTGAACATCTGGAGGACGTGATGAGAAAGCTGGCTCCGGAGCTGTTTGAGAACCAGCCAGACCTCTTGCACCAACTCGTGACCATCATGAACCCCAACATTCTAATGGATCATGGCGTTCCT GTGTACAGGACCAATCAGTGCGCGGGAGAGTTTGTGGTTACGTTCCCTCGTGCGTACCACTCCGGCTTCAATCAGGGTTACAACTTTGCGGAGGCTGTGAATTTCTGCACTGCAGACTGG CTGCCCCTTGGACGTCAGTGTGTGAGCCATTACCGCAGACTTAAGCGGCACTGCGTCTTCTCCCACGAGGAGCTTATCTTCAAGATGGCAACCGATCCCGAGTGCCTGGATGTTGGACTGGCCGATGCGGTGTGCAAAGAGATGACTATCATGATCGAGGAGGAGGCTCAAATGCGGGAGGCTGTTAAACAACTG GGTGTCCACCAGTCCGAAGAAGAGGCATTTGAATTGGTTCCTGATGACGAGAGGCAATGTTCTTCGTGCCGCACCACCTGCTTCCTCTCGGCCCTTACTTGTTCCTGCAGCGCTGACCGCCTTGTGTGTTTATACCATCCAGAGGACCTCTGCTCCTGCCCCATGCAAAATAAATGTCTCAG GTACCGTTACTCATTGGAGGACCTTCCCGCGCTCCTTCATGGAGTCAAATTACGGGCACAATCATACGACATATGGGTCAGCCGGGTCACCGAAGCGCTGACCGCCAGCCTCAATCATAAAAAAG ATATCATCGAGCTGAAAGTTATGCTAGAGGACGCAGAAGATCGTAAGTTCCCGGAGAATGAATTATACCGCCGGCTTCGAGATGCTGTTAAAGAGGCGGATACATGCGCATCGGTCGCTCAGCTGCTACTCAACAAGAAACAGAAGCACAA CAAGCTCAGCCAAGAATGTGGCAAGACTCGCACCAAACTCACCATGGAGGAACTAAAAGCCTTCGTGCATCAGCTGTTCAGCTTACCCTGCATTGTTACTCAAGCCCGGCAGGTTAAG AATCTGCTGGATGACGTGGAGGAATTTCACGAACGTGCTCAGGAAGCCATGAGCGATGAGATCCCAGACTCCACCAAGTTACAAGCCTTGATAGACCTCGGCTCCGGCTTGTACGTGGAGCTCCCAGAATTGCCACGGTTGAAGCAGGAGCTGCAGCAGGCGCGGTGGCTGGACGAAGTACGTCAGACGCTGGCTGAGCCTCATAAAGTCACCTTGGAGGTCATGAAGAAGCTGATTGACTCTGGCGTTGGTCTGGCTCCTCATCATGCTGTGGAGAAAGCCATGGCGGAGCTCCAGGAGCTGCTCACCGTCTCTGAGAGATGGGaggaaaaagcaaaaatatgtCTGCAGGCCAG GCCGCAGCACAGCATGTCCAGCCTCGAAAGCATCTTAATGGAGGCCAAGAACATCCAGGCGTACCTTCCGAATGTGTTCGCTCTGAAGGAGGCGCTTCAAAAAGCCAAGGATTGGACTTTCAAAGTAGAGACCATCCAG AGCGGGAACCAGTACGCCTATCTGGAACAGCTGGAGAGCTTGCTTGGGAAAGGCAGACCCATCCCTGTCCGCCTGGACGCTCTCCCGCAGCTGGAGTCTCAGGTAGCGGCCGCTCGAGCTTGGAGGGAACGTACGGCTAGGACTTTCCTGAAGAAGAACTCCagctacactctgctacag GTGTTGAGTCCACGGACGGATATTGGCGTGTACGGGAGCAGTCGGAACAAAAAGAGGAAAGCCAAGGAGCTAATGGAGGAGAGGGATTTGGATTTGGATTCTATGAGCGAATTTGAAGAGTCGATGGAGGAGCCGAGAGACACGGCTTCAGTG GTTGCATTATTCAAGGACCTTGAGCACAAAGAAGTGGATTCCATGCGTTCGTTGCGAGCAGCTAACCTGGCGAAGATGACCATGGTGGAGCGCATAGAGGAGGTGCGATTCTGCGTGTGCCGCAAGGCGGCCAGCGGCTTCATGCTGCAGTGCGAACTGTGCAAAGACTGGTTTCACAGCACGTGCGTCCCCCTGCCTAAAACCAGCACCCAGAAGAAGGGCTCCAGCTGGCAGTCGAAGGATGTCAAATTCCTATGCACACAATGCATGCGTTCCCGCCGGCCTCGCCTGGAAACCATCCTGTCGCTCCTGGTATCCCTACAGAAGCTGCCGGTGCGGCTGCCGGAGGGAGAGGCTCTCCAGTGTTTGACGGAACGGGCCATGAGCTGGCAGGACAGAGCGCGTCAGGCTCTGGCCACCAACGAACTGTCTTGTGCCCTGGCAAAGCTGTCTGTACTGAGCCAGCGCATGGTGGAGCAGGCTGCTCGAGAGAAGACGGAGAAGATCATCAACGCAGAGCTGCAGAAAGCAGCGGCAAACCCGGACTTGCAG GGTCACCTCCCCATCTTCCAGCAAAGCTCCTTTAGCCGAGGCATGTCAAGCTTGGCTCCATCTCCGCAGATGCCTTTGGATTATGACGACGAGGAGACGGATTCAGACGAGGATATTCGAGAAACATACGGCTATGATATAAAG GACAGCGGGAGCGTTAAGTCTTCGAGCAGCCTTGAACCGAACCTATTTTGTGACGAAGAGATCCCTATCAAGTCGGAAGAAGTGGTGAGCCACATGTGGACGACGTCCGCGTTCTGCGCTGAACATGCGTATTCGTCGGCTTCCAAAAGCTGTGTACAAG CTTCAGGAACCCCCCGAAAGCAGCCCCGCAAAACACCTCTGGTGCCTCGCAGCTTGGAACCTCCTGTTTTGGAGCTGTCCACCGCGGCTAAGTGCCAGCTGGAGGAGCTTATGATGTTGGGAGACCTTTTGGAAGTGTCACTTGATGAGACGCAACACATCTGGAGAATCCTGCAGGCCACCCACCTACCCTCGGAGGAAAGGTTCCTGCATGTCATGGAG GACGACAGTCTCGACGAAAAACCGCCAAAGCTGAAAAGCCGCGATTCTTCCGAGAAAAAGCGCAAGCGGAAGCTGGAGCGAGCGGAGCATATGCTGGGTGAGGGCAAGCAGAGATCCAAGGAGATGAAGAAAATGGACAAGACCAAAAAGAAGAAGCTGAAGCTGGGGCACGAGAAGGCCAAGGAGCTGAGCAAGCTGGCCAAGCGGCTGGCCAAGGAGGAGGAGCGCAAGAGGAAAAAGGAGAAGGCCGCGGCAGCCAAGATCGAAATGAGCAAAGAGATCacggagaagagagagaagaagatcCTCGACATCCCTTCCAAATACGATTGGTCGGGGGCCGAAGATTCGGATGACGAGAACGCCGTGTGCGCCGCGCAGAATTGTCAGCGGCCTTGCAAGGACAAA GTTGACTGGGTGCAGTGCGACGGTGGCTGCGACGAGTGGTTCCACCAGGTCTGCGTCGGCGTCTCCTCCGAAATGGCCGAGAACGAGGACTACATCTGCACGAACTGTAGCAGGAAAAGAGTACAGGGTCCGTGTTCGCCGTGCCCTCCGTGTCCATCCACGTTGACTTTCTCTCCAGTTTTTCCCCTGCCTCCCATCGAGGTGAAGCAGGAAATCAGCTAG
- the KDM5A gene encoding lysine-specific demethylase 5A isoform X1: MAAYSEFVPPPECPVFEPTWEEFSDPLGFIGRIRPIAERSGICKIRPPKDWQPPFACDVKNFTFTPRVQRLNELEAMTRVKLDFLDQLAKFWELQGSTLRIPVVDRKLLDVYALSKVVSSEGGFEVVSKEKKWSRVATRMGYMPGKGTGSLLKTHYDRILYPYELFQSGVSLMGIQKPSLKAEEKVEVTEPSEDHRGSAERLKTSVPLKRSARIKSETEPLEIGKPPEAKKMRVFGSAPRVIGVENNVKDKGDEVYKKRKNSKLEAFGMQMRQRKGALSVNFVDLYICLFCGRGDSEDKLLLCDGCDDSYHTFCLIPPLPEVPKGDWRCPKCVAEECRKPREAFGFEQAVREYTLQGFGEMADHFKSDYFNMPVHMVPTELVEKEFWRLVSTIEEDVIVEYGADISSRDFGSGFPVLDGRRKLITDEEEYAQCGWNLNNMPVLEQSVLAHINVDISGMKVPWLYVGMCFSSFCWHIEDHWSYSINYLHWGEPKTWYGVPSFAAEHLEDVMRKLAPELFENQPDLLHQLVTIMNPNILMDHGVPVYRTNQCAGEFVVTFPRAYHSGFNQGYNFAEAVNFCTADWLPLGRQCVSHYRRLKRHCVFSHEELIFKMATDPECLDVGLADAVCKEMTIMIEEEAQMREAVKQLGVHQSEEEAFELVPDDERQCSSCRTTCFLSALTCSCSADRLVCLYHPEDLCSCPMQNKCLRYRYSLEDLPALLHGVKLRAQSYDIWVSRVTEALTASLNHKKDIIELKVMLEDAEDRKFPENELYRRLRDAVKEADTCASVAQLLLNKKQKHNKLSQECGKTRTKLTMEELKAFVHQLFSLPCIVTQARQVKNLLDDVEEFHERAQEAMSDEIPDSTKLQALIDLGSGLYVELPELPRLKQELQQARWLDEVRQTLAEPHKVTLEVMKKLIDSGVGLAPHHAVEKAMAELQELLTVSERWEEKAKICLQARPQHSMSSLESILMEAKNIQAYLPNVFALKEALQKAKDWTFKVETIQSGNQYAYLEQLESLLGKGRPIPVRLDALPQLESQVAAARAWRERTARTFLKKNSSYTLLQVLSPRTDIGVYGSSRNKKRKAKELMEERDLDLDSMSEFEESMEEPRDTASVVALFKDLEHKEVDSMRSLRAANLAKMTMVERIEEVRFCVCRKAASGFMLQCELCKDWFHSTCVPLPKTSTQKKGSSWQSKDVKFLCTQCMRSRRPRLETILSLLVSLQKLPVRLPEGEALQCLTERAMSWQDRARQALATNELSCALAKLSVLSQRMVEQAAREKTEKIINAELQKAAANPDLQGHLPIFQQSSFSRGMSSLAPSPQMPLDYDDEETDSDEDIRETYGYDIKDSGSVKSSSSLEPNLFCDEEIPIKSEEVVSHMWTTSAFCAEHAYSSASKSCVQASGTPRKQPRKTPLVPRSLEPPVLELSTAAKCQLEELMMLGDLLEVSLDETQHIWRILQATHLPSEERFLHVMEDDSLDEKPPKLKSRDSSEKKRKRKLERAEHMLGEGKQRSKEMKKMDKTKKKKLKLGHEKAKELSKLAKRLAKEEERKRKKEKAAAAKIEMSKEITEKREKKILDIPSKYDWSGAEDSDDENAVCAAQNCQRPCKDKVDWVQCDGGCDEWFHQVCVGVSSEMAENEDYICTNCSRKRVQGPCSPCPPCPSTLTFSPVFPLPPIEVKQEIS, translated from the exons ATGGCCGCCTACAGTGAATTCGTGCCCCCTCCCGAGTGCCCGGTGTTCGAACCCACCTGGGAGGAATTCTCTGACCCCTTGGGCTTTATCGGACGCATCCGCCCCATCGCCGAAAGATCGGGGATATGCAAAATCCGCCCTCCAAAG GATTGGCAGCCGCCGTTCGCCTGCGATGTGAAAAACTTCACTTTCACCCCTAGGGTCCAGCGTCTCAACGAACTGGAG GCGATGACCAGGGTGAAGCTGGACTTCTTGGACCAGCTGGCAAAGTTTTGGGAGCTGCAGGGTTCCACGCTCAGGATCCCGGTGGTGGATCGCAAGCTCCTCGACGTGTACGCCCTGAGTAAG GTGGTTTCCAGCGAAGGAGGATTTGAAGTTGTGAGCAAAGAGAAGAAGTGGTCCAGGGTGGCCACACGGATGGGGTACATGCCAGGGAAAGGCACAGGTTCCTTGCTGAAGACGCACTACGATCGCATTCTCTACCCCTATGAGCTCTTCCAGTCCGGCGTTAGCCTCATG GGCATTCAGAAGCCAAGTTTAAAAGCGGAGGAGAAGGTGGAAGTGACAGAGCCGAGCGAAGATCACAGAGGATCTGCCGAGAGGCTGAAGACAAGCGTCCCATTAAAGCGATCTGCACGCATTAAGTCTGAG ACGGAACCCCTCGAGATCGGCAAACCGCCGGAGGCCAAGAAAATGCGCGTTTTTGGATCGGCGCCGAGGGTGATTGGAGtagaaaacaatgttaaagaCAAAGGAG ATGAAGTCTACAAAAAGCGGAAAAATTCTAAATTGGAAGCTTTCGGGATGCAAATGCGACAGCGAAAAGGAGCCCTATCCGTCAACTTT GTTGACCTATACATCTGTCTGTTCTGCGGCCGCGGGGACAGCGAAGACAAGCTGCTGCTTTGTGACGGTTGCGACGACAGCTACCACACGTTCTGCCTAATACCACCTCTGCCCGAGGTGCCCAAGGGAGACTGGAGATGCCCCAAATGTGTGGCAGAG GAATGCCGGAAGCCCCGGGAAGCTTTCGGATTTGAGCAGGCGGTGAGGGAATATACTCTGCAGGGCTTTGGAGAGATGGCCGACCACTTTAAGTCTGACTACTTCAATATGCCTGTACAC ATGGTACCCACTGAGCTGGTGGAGAAGGAATTCTGGCGTTTGGTGAGCACGATAGAGGAAGACGTGATCGTGGAGTACGGCGCGGACATCTCTTCCCGGGACTTTGGCAGCGGGTTTCCGGTGCTCGATGGCCGGAGAAAGCTGATAACGGATGAAGAG GAATACGCTCAGTGTGGCTGGAACCTCAATAACATGCCAGTGCTAGAGCAATCTGTACTCGCTCACATCAACGTGGACATCTCTGGTATGAAGGTCCCCTGGCTGTACGTGGGCATGTGCTTCTCCTCCTTCTGCTGGCACATTGAAGACCACTGGAGCTACTCCATCAACTACCTGCACTG GGGAGAGCCTAAGACGTGGTATGGTGTCCCGTCCTTTGCTGCTGAACATCTGGAGGACGTGATGAGAAAGCTGGCTCCGGAGCTGTTTGAGAACCAGCCAGACCTCTTGCACCAACTCGTGACCATCATGAACCCCAACATTCTAATGGATCATGGCGTTCCT GTGTACAGGACCAATCAGTGCGCGGGAGAGTTTGTGGTTACGTTCCCTCGTGCGTACCACTCCGGCTTCAATCAGGGTTACAACTTTGCGGAGGCTGTGAATTTCTGCACTGCAGACTGG CTGCCCCTTGGACGTCAGTGTGTGAGCCATTACCGCAGACTTAAGCGGCACTGCGTCTTCTCCCACGAGGAGCTTATCTTCAAGATGGCAACCGATCCCGAGTGCCTGGATGTTGGACTGGCCGATGCGGTGTGCAAAGAGATGACTATCATGATCGAGGAGGAGGCTCAAATGCGGGAGGCTGTTAAACAACTG GGTGTCCACCAGTCCGAAGAAGAGGCATTTGAATTGGTTCCTGATGACGAGAGGCAATGTTCTTCGTGCCGCACCACCTGCTTCCTCTCGGCCCTTACTTGTTCCTGCAGCGCTGACCGCCTTGTGTGTTTATACCATCCAGAGGACCTCTGCTCCTGCCCCATGCAAAATAAATGTCTCAG GTACCGTTACTCATTGGAGGACCTTCCCGCGCTCCTTCATGGAGTCAAATTACGGGCACAATCATACGACATATGGGTCAGCCGGGTCACCGAAGCGCTGACCGCCAGCCTCAATCATAAAAAAG ATATCATCGAGCTGAAAGTTATGCTAGAGGACGCAGAAGATCGTAAGTTCCCGGAGAATGAATTATACCGCCGGCTTCGAGATGCTGTTAAAGAGGCGGATACATGCGCATCGGTCGCTCAGCTGCTACTCAACAAGAAACAGAAGCACAA CAAGCTCAGCCAAGAATGTGGCAAGACTCGCACCAAACTCACCATGGAGGAACTAAAAGCCTTCGTGCATCAGCTGTTCAGCTTACCCTGCATTGTTACTCAAGCCCGGCAGGTTAAG AATCTGCTGGATGACGTGGAGGAATTTCACGAACGTGCTCAGGAAGCCATGAGCGATGAGATCCCAGACTCCACCAAGTTACAAGCCTTGATAGACCTCGGCTCCGGCTTGTACGTGGAGCTCCCAGAATTGCCACGGTTGAAGCAGGAGCTGCAGCAGGCGCGGTGGCTGGACGAAGTACGTCAGACGCTGGCTGAGCCTCATAAAGTCACCTTGGAGGTCATGAAGAAGCTGATTGACTCTGGCGTTGGTCTGGCTCCTCATCATGCTGTGGAGAAAGCCATGGCGGAGCTCCAGGAGCTGCTCACCGTCTCTGAGAGATGGGaggaaaaagcaaaaatatgtCTGCAGGCCAG GCCGCAGCACAGCATGTCCAGCCTCGAAAGCATCTTAATGGAGGCCAAGAACATCCAGGCGTACCTTCCGAATGTGTTCGCTCTGAAGGAGGCGCTTCAAAAAGCCAAGGATTGGACTTTCAAAGTAGAGACCATCCAG AGCGGGAACCAGTACGCCTATCTGGAACAGCTGGAGAGCTTGCTTGGGAAAGGCAGACCCATCCCTGTCCGCCTGGACGCTCTCCCGCAGCTGGAGTCTCAGGTAGCGGCCGCTCGAGCTTGGAGGGAACGTACGGCTAGGACTTTCCTGAAGAAGAACTCCagctacactctgctacag GTGTTGAGTCCACGGACGGATATTGGCGTGTACGGGAGCAGTCGGAACAAAAAGAGGAAAGCCAAGGAGCTAATGGAGGAGAGGGATTTGGATTTGGATTCTATGAGCGAATTTGAAGAGTCGATGGAGGAGCCGAGAGACACGGCTTCAGTG GTTGCATTATTCAAGGACCTTGAGCACAAAGAAGTGGATTCCATGCGTTCGTTGCGAGCAGCTAACCTGGCGAAGATGACCATGGTGGAGCGCATAGAGGAGGTGCGATTCTGCGTGTGCCGCAAGGCGGCCAGCGGCTTCATGCTGCAGTGCGAACTGTGCAAAGACTGGTTTCACAGCACGTGCGTCCCCCTGCCTAAAACCAGCACCCAGAAGAAGGGCTCCAGCTGGCAGTCGAAGGATGTCAAATTCCTATGCACACAATGCATGCGTTCCCGCCGGCCTCGCCTGGAAACCATCCTGTCGCTCCTGGTATCCCTACAGAAGCTGCCGGTGCGGCTGCCGGAGGGAGAGGCTCTCCAGTGTTTGACGGAACGGGCCATGAGCTGGCAGGACAGAGCGCGTCAGGCTCTGGCCACCAACGAACTGTCTTGTGCCCTGGCAAAGCTGTCTGTACTGAGCCAGCGCATGGTGGAGCAGGCTGCTCGAGAGAAGACGGAGAAGATCATCAACGCAGAGCTGCAGAAAGCAGCGGCAAACCCGGACTTGCAG GGTCACCTCCCCATCTTCCAGCAAAGCTCCTTTAGCCGAGGCATGTCAAGCTTGGCTCCATCTCCGCAGATGCCTTTGGATTATGACGACGAGGAGACGGATTCAGACGAGGATATTCGAGAAACATACGGCTATGATATAAAG GACAGCGGGAGCGTTAAGTCTTCGAGCAGCCTTGAACCGAACCTATTTTGTGACGAAGAGATCCCTATCAAGTCGGAAGAAGTGGTGAGCCACATGTGGACGACGTCCGCGTTCTGCGCTGAACATGCGTATTCGTCGGCTTCCAAAAGCTGTGTACAAG CTTCAGGAACCCCCCGAAAGCAGCCCCGCAAAACACCTCTGGTGCCTCGCAGCTTGGAACCTCCTGTTTTGGAGCTGTCCACCGCGGCTAAGTGCCAGCTGGAGGAGCTTATGATGTTGGGAGACCTTTTGGAAGTGTCACTTGATGAGACGCAACACATCTGGAGAATCCTGCAGGCCACCCACCTACCCTCGGAGGAAAGGTTCCTGCATGTCATGGAG GACGACAGTCTCGACGAAAAACCGCCAAAGCTGAAAAGCCGCGATTCTTCCGAGAAAAAGCGCAAGCGGAAGCTGGAGCGAGCGGAGCATATGCTGGGTGAGGGCAAGCAGAGATCCAAGGAGATGAAGAAAATGGACAAGACCAAAAAGAAGAAGCTGAAGCTGGGGCACGAGAAGGCCAAGGAGCTGAGCAAGCTGGCCAAGCGGCTGGCCAAGGAGGAGGAGCGCAAGAGGAAAAAGGAGAAGGCCGCGGCAGCCAAGATCGAAATGAGCAAAGAGATCacggagaagagagagaagaagatcCTCGACATCCCTTCCAAATACGATTGGTCGGGGGCCGAAGATTCGGATGACGAGAACGCCGTGTGCGCCGCGCAGAATTGTCAGCGGCCTTGCAAGGACAAA GTTGACTGGGTGCAGTGCGACGGTGGCTGCGACGAGTGGTTCCACCAGGTCTGCGTCGGCGTCTCCTCCGAAATGGCCGAGAACGAGGACTACATCTGCACGAACTGTAGCAGGAAAAGAGTACAGGGTCCGTGTTCGCCGTGCCCTCCGTGTCCATCCACGTTGACTTTCTCTCCAGTTTTTCCCCTGCCTCCCATCGAGGTGAAGCAGGAAATCAGCTAG